A single region of the Candidatus Gracilibacteria bacterium genome encodes:
- a CDS encoding LCP family protein, whose product MNGFTTKKIRKGLPPSKIPQKPIQKPEIVLSPDEPQKKGFWKKILRFITRHFIWSAIIFVLCIGVTKAAYRVLTLAEDFSFKELVFSAFSNPLETDENGHTNILLLGTGNANHDGANLTDTIIVASIDKSSGTVAMLSIPRDLYVEIDALYGWNRINSLLELTAQQEMYDNPAITEGQAYTKGYEILTQTVSEILNIPIHYYARINFDGFTQIVDAIEGIDVDVEEALYDPLYPADDGSIAYQTFFVDVGLQHFDGDTALKYARSRETTSDFSRSKRQQQVLNAIKEKALSLGVLTSPTKLKNLYNAIGDNFTSDLTWEEIVYLAKIADKFERDHMYSWGLNDNPLSMGGFLYTPPREEGDAFSLLPYVNDYSDIQLFANLVLLHPEVHAAGTTYQVLNGTTRNGVASQTLYYLIRFGFDVVRYGNAPNRAVPITRILPLSGLLAGQSPEKAIDNDSLKFLMENFIPVGFTLNDVPTEYSPVEWESEADIVLELGQDYVDWMAQNSKYFYGNLKFTSIENQ is encoded by the coding sequence ATGAACGGATTCACCACCAAAAAAATTCGCAAAGGCTTACCGCCCTCTAAAATCCCCCAAAAGCCGATTCAAAAACCTGAAATCGTTCTTTCTCCGGACGAACCTCAAAAAAAAGGATTTTGGAAAAAAATTCTCCGTTTCATCACGCGCCATTTCATCTGGAGTGCGATCATTTTCGTTCTATGTATAGGTGTGACCAAAGCCGCCTATCGCGTCCTCACCCTTGCCGAAGATTTTTCATTCAAAGAATTGGTTTTTTCCGCCTTCAGCAACCCCCTGGAAACCGATGAAAACGGACACACCAACATCCTGCTGCTCGGCACCGGAAACGCCAATCACGACGGAGCCAATTTAACGGATACCATCATCGTGGCCAGTATTGATAAAAGCTCGGGCACGGTAGCCATGCTTTCCATCCCCCGCGATCTTTACGTGGAAATCGATGCACTGTATGGCTGGAATCGCATCAACAGCCTCCTCGAATTAACCGCCCAACAAGAGATGTACGACAATCCCGCAATAACCGAAGGGCAAGCCTACACAAAAGGCTATGAAATTCTCACTCAAACCGTTTCCGAAATCCTCAATATCCCCATCCATTATTACGCTCGCATCAATTTTGACGGATTCACTCAAATCGTAGATGCCATCGAAGGTATTGACGTCGATGTTGAAGAAGCCCTTTACGATCCTTTGTACCCCGCAGACGATGGATCTATTGCTTATCAAACGTTTTTCGTGGACGTGGGGCTCCAACATTTCGACGGCGACACCGCTCTCAAATACGCTCGCAGCCGAGAAACCACAAGCGATTTCTCAAGATCAAAACGACAACAACAAGTACTCAATGCGATCAAGGAAAAAGCCCTAAGTCTCGGCGTTCTCACCAGTCCCACCAAACTCAAAAACCTTTACAACGCCATTGGCGACAATTTCACCAGCGATCTTACCTGGGAAGAAATTGTATATTTGGCAAAAATCGCGGATAAATTCGAGCGTGATCACATGTATTCATGGGGCCTCAACGACAATCCTCTTTCCATGGGCGGATTTCTTTACACCCCGCCGCGCGAAGAAGGCGACGCCTTCTCTCTTTTGCCTTATGTAAACGATTATTCCGACATTCAACTCTTCGCAAATCTCGTCCTCCTTCACCCGGAAGTGCACGCCGCAGGCACCACGTATCAAGTGCTCAACGGAACCACAAGAAACGGAGTGGCCAGCCAAACCTTATATTACCTCATTCGTTTTGGATTTGATGTCGTGCGTTACGGAAACGCGCCCAATCGAGCCGTTCCCATCACGCGTATTCTCCCTCTTTCCGGCTTACTTGCCGGACAATCTCCGGAAAAAGCCATAGACAACGACAGTCTCAAATTTTTAATGGAAAATTTCATTCCCGTCGGATTCACACTCAATGATGTGCCGACCGAATATTCTCCCGTTGAATGGGAATCCGAAGCCGATATCGTGCTTGAACTGGGCCAAGATTATGTAGATTGGATGGCGCAAAATTCAAAATA
- a CDS encoding ComEC/Rec2 family competence protein has product MENGFYQHRTVVMGVLGFLTGIWIAAYGISLGSFLFVVLLSGMWWGLKREKLLVLWALVFFGIGILRYQIAMQRFEQSPLMNFLNENVTLEGVIFDYPDIRSDQVKLTLTVEQMQMDLEGKQTGTPIFGQVLISLPRYPDDFTYGMRIRVSGMLEEPPEFEDFSYKNYLRRYGTVAVLYRPFIDVLESASRWNIRFWIGQFKAAAENRLNRLFPEPYASFAAGLLLGSRRGIPADLTEDFMQCGITHIIAISGYNITLMIVFASGLLRFLPKKAQILGSIVFIVAFVALVGASAAVLRAAVMGILGLVAALGGRKAEVTRLLALTAAGMVLWNPFILVDDLGFRLSFSATAGLVYMSGYVENFFKWIRVYDWIPEFFSIREAFLTTMSAQTFSVPVILMSFGRVSLIAPLANVMVAPFIPLAMLFSFVALVVSCVWPWLGLLVAYGAWFFLKFIIWISGILAAVPWASVEVGF; this is encoded by the coding sequence ATGGAAAATGGATTTTATCAGCATCGGACTGTGGTGATGGGAGTTTTGGGTTTTTTGACCGGGATTTGGATTGCAGCGTATGGGATTTCCTTGGGAAGTTTTTTATTCGTGGTGTTGTTGAGCGGGATGTGGTGGGGACTTAAAAGAGAGAAATTATTGGTATTATGGGCGTTGGTTTTTTTCGGAATTGGGATTTTACGTTATCAAATTGCAATGCAACGTTTTGAGCAATCTCCGTTGATGAATTTTTTGAATGAAAATGTCACGCTTGAAGGTGTGATTTTCGATTATCCCGACATTCGTAGTGATCAGGTGAAATTGACGCTGACGGTGGAGCAAATGCAAATGGACTTGGAGGGGAAACAAACCGGCACGCCGATTTTTGGCCAAGTGTTGATTTCCCTTCCGAGGTACCCGGATGATTTTACCTATGGGATGCGGATTCGCGTGAGTGGAATGTTGGAAGAGCCTCCGGAGTTTGAGGATTTTTCATATAAAAATTACTTGCGCAGGTATGGGACCGTGGCGGTTTTGTATCGGCCTTTTATTGATGTTTTGGAGTCGGCGAGTCGATGGAATATTCGATTTTGGATTGGGCAATTTAAAGCGGCGGCCGAGAATCGGTTGAATCGGTTGTTTCCCGAGCCGTATGCGAGTTTTGCGGCCGGGCTTTTGTTGGGATCGCGACGCGGGATTCCCGCAGATTTGACTGAGGATTTTATGCAATGCGGGATCACGCACATTATTGCGATTTCCGGATATAATATTACGTTGATGATTGTTTTTGCGTCCGGGCTTTTGCGATTTTTGCCGAAAAAGGCGCAAATCCTCGGGTCTATTGTGTTTATTGTGGCGTTTGTGGCTTTGGTGGGTGCGTCAGCGGCGGTGTTGCGGGCCGCGGTGATGGGAATTTTGGGACTGGTGGCGGCGTTGGGCGGACGTAAGGCGGAGGTGACCCGGCTTTTGGCCCTGACCGCGGCGGGGATGGTGCTGTGGAATCCGTTTATTTTGGTGGATGATTTGGGGTTTCGATTGTCGTTTTCCGCGACCGCGGGGTTGGTTTATATGTCCGGGTATGTGGAAAATTTTTTCAAATGGATTCGCGTGTACGATTGGATCCCGGAATTTTTTTCCATTCGCGAGGCGTTTTTGACCACGATGTCGGCACAGACGTTTTCGGTGCCTGTGATTTTGATGAGTTTTGGCCGTGTGTCATTGATCGCGCCGCTGGCCAATGTGATGGTGGCGCCGTTTATTCCGTTGGCCATGTTGTTTTCGTTTGTGGCGCTGGTGGTGTCCTGCGTTTGGCCATGGCTGGGGCTTTTGGTGGCGTATGGGGCGTGGTTTTTTCTCAAATTCATTATTTGGATTTCCGGGATTTTGGCTGCCGTGCCGTGGGCGTCGGTGGAAGTATGATTTTAA
- a CDS encoding Fic family protein, translated as MSSTGKQDLLVLLNETEVAEQVYNSNAIENSTLSLDETEKILLQIDLDRYISEREIFEAKNLARVVSYIDQKAKEQELTLDGILLLHKMLLSNIRDEVAGRFRNEKEWVKVGNHIAVNPKEVVPRLEKMLATYYASSHENIIKRMALLHLTFENIHPFVDGNGRIGRVINNYLLIREGFVSMNIKFMDRKMYYEAFKEFDKKGTTALMEEIVGKAITNSYHKRLAYLEGATILTLADYAKQFKISHPNLINKAHRQTIEAFLEKGVWKIGVQSDKK; from the coding sequence ATGTCTTCCACGGGTAAGCAGGATCTTTTAGTTTTACTCAATGAAACCGAAGTGGCGGAGCAAGTTTACAACTCCAATGCCATTGAAAACAGCACGTTGTCCCTTGATGAAACGGAGAAGATTCTTTTGCAAATCGACCTCGATCGATACATTTCCGAGCGGGAAATTTTTGAAGCGAAAAATTTGGCACGCGTGGTTTCTTACATTGATCAGAAGGCCAAAGAACAGGAGCTCACGCTCGATGGGATTTTGTTGTTGCACAAAATGTTGCTTTCCAATATTCGCGATGAGGTGGCGGGACGATTTAGGAATGAAAAGGAGTGGGTGAAAGTGGGAAATCACATCGCCGTGAACCCGAAAGAGGTGGTCCCGCGCCTGGAGAAAATGCTTGCGACGTATTATGCGAGCAGTCATGAAAATATCATCAAGCGCATGGCGTTGTTGCATCTCACGTTTGAAAATATTCATCCTTTTGTGGATGGCAATGGCCGCATCGGGCGAGTGATCAACAATTATTTGCTCATTCGCGAGGGATTTGTGTCCATGAATATTAAGTTTATGGATCGAAAAATGTATTACGAGGCGTTCAAGGAATTTGATAAAAAAGGCACCACTGCATTGATGGAAGAGATTGTAGGAAAAGCCATCACCAACAGTTATCACAAGCGGTTGGCTTATCTCGAGGGCGCAACGATCCTGACGTTGGCGGATTATGCGAAGCAATTTAAAATTTCACATCCCAATTTGATCAATAAGGCCCATCGCCAGACCATTGAAGCGTTTTTGGAAAAAGGGGTTTGGAAGATTGGGGTTCAATCGGATAAAAAATAA